A window of Anomalospiza imberbis isolate Cuckoo-Finch-1a 21T00152 chromosome 4, ASM3175350v1, whole genome shotgun sequence contains these coding sequences:
- the LOC137473330 gene encoding LOW QUALITY PROTEIN: coiled-coil domain-containing protein 42-like (The sequence of the model RefSeq protein was modified relative to this genomic sequence to represent the inferred CDS: inserted 2 bases in 1 codon), protein HEICKLVREGQRVTNTRNPRNPVLQFEDISEVTSQYMLLVRTRKDLLQSQQGHKQLTEQDKVFLEQYKAQKEAELLQYKNELVQLKLRLXQAQNDIPLWEAHWADIQDRTSKKTGKLWTIQLALHNLFQSTNTLLQAEWDVLECNSCRQLNMTQQFIQHLKDIQFYAGDAEPPEGCYNSEDKRDVAA, encoded by the exons CACGAGATCTGCAAGCTGGTGAGGGAAGGGCAGAGAGTCACTAACACCAGGAACCCCAGGAACCCTGTGCTGCAGTTTGAGGACATCTCAGAAGTCACTTCACAGTACATGTTGCTGGTGAGGACACGGAAGGACCTTCTGCAGTCACAACAGGGGCACAAGCAACTGACTGAGCAAGACAAGGTGTTCCTGGAGCAGTacaaagcacagaaagaagCTGAGTTACTTCAGTACAAAAATGAGCTGGTGCAGCTCAAACTACGCTT TCAGGCTCAAAATGACATCCCCCTCTGG GAGGCTCACTGGGCTGACATCCAGGACAGGACCTCCAAAAAAACTGGGAAGCTGTGGACTATCCAGTTGGCCCTCCACAACCTTTTCCAGTCCACCAACACACTGCTGCAAGCAGAGTGGGATGTGTTGGAGTGTAACAGCTGCAGACAGCTGAACATG ACACAGCAGTTTATCCAACACCTTAAAGACATCCAGTTCTATGCAGGAGATGCAGAACCACCAGAGGGTTGCTACAACTCTGAAGACAAAAGGGATGTGGCAGCATGA